From one Spirochaetota bacterium genomic stretch:
- a CDS encoding GNAT family N-acetyltransferase, whose amino-acid sequence MPSGVSDHEITVRTALRPGDAGKIIALHGLVYADEHGFDHTFEAYIAEPLAHFITRNSPRERIWIADRRGDVAGSIALVDEGRGAGQLRWFILDRDARGKGLGATLLENLIAFAAEQRYERIMLWTLDILPAALRLYTGRGFVPKEERASRLWGRDLTEMRFELELA is encoded by the coding sequence ATGCCTTCAGGTGTATCGGACCATGAAATAACCGTGCGCACCGCGCTCCGGCCCGGGGACGCGGGGAAGATCATCGCGCTGCACGGACTGGTCTACGCGGACGAGCACGGCTTCGATCACACCTTCGAGGCCTACATCGCCGAACCGCTCGCACACTTCATCACAAGGAACAGCCCCCGTGAAAGAATCTGGATCGCCGACCGGCGCGGCGACGTCGCGGGCTCCATCGCGCTCGTCGACGAGGGCCGGGGCGCCGGCCAGCTCCGGTGGTTCATCCTCGACCGCGACGCGCGCGGGAAAGGCCTTGGGGCAACGCTCCTTGAAAACCTGATCGCGTTCGCGGCGGAACAGCGCTACGAGAGGATCATGCTCTGGACGCTCGACATCCTTCCCGCGGCCCTGCGCCTGTACACGGGCCGGGGCTTCGTCCCGAAAGAGGAGCGCGCATCCCGGCTCTGGGGGCGCGACCTCACGGAGATGAGGTTC